From a single Couchioplanes caeruleus genomic region:
- a CDS encoding lytic polysaccharide monooxygenase — MRRSIAYPLVTLGAVVGSAAVVASPALAHGYVSAPPSRQALCASGAVKDCGQIQFEPQSVEAPKGQRSCNGGVAQWSVLADESRNWPAKAVGKNVTFTWVMTARHRTSNWEYFIGGKKVATVDGGNQQPDAVVTHNVDLSAFPGRQTVLAVWNIGDTANAFYSCVDLNVGGGGGGSATPTTPPAAPTTRPTTAAPTAAPTTAAPTTNAPTTSAPGGSASGSWAAGVAYKTGDVVSYEGKKYKCRQAHSSIHSWEPSIYTLALWLPL, encoded by the coding sequence ATGCGCAGGTCGATCGCCTATCCGCTGGTGACACTCGGGGCAGTCGTGGGGTCGGCAGCGGTGGTCGCGTCTCCTGCGCTGGCGCACGGCTACGTCTCCGCCCCGCCCAGCCGCCAGGCCCTCTGCGCGAGCGGTGCGGTCAAGGACTGCGGGCAGATCCAGTTCGAGCCGCAGAGCGTCGAGGCGCCCAAGGGCCAGCGCTCCTGCAACGGCGGCGTGGCGCAGTGGTCGGTGCTCGCCGACGAGAGCCGCAACTGGCCCGCGAAGGCGGTCGGCAAGAACGTCACCTTCACGTGGGTCATGACGGCCCGGCACCGCACCAGCAACTGGGAGTACTTCATCGGTGGCAAGAAGGTCGCCACCGTGGACGGGGGCAACCAGCAGCCGGACGCCGTGGTCACGCACAACGTCGACCTCAGTGCCTTCCCCGGCCGGCAGACGGTCCTCGCCGTCTGGAACATCGGTGACACGGCGAACGCGTTCTACAGCTGCGTCGACCTGAACGTCGGCGGCGGTGGTGGCGGCTCGGCCACGCCGACGACTCCTCCGGCCGCACCGACGACCCGGCCCACGACGGCCGCGCCGACCGCTGCGCCGACGACCGCTGCGCCGACGACGAACGCGCCGACGACCAGCGCTCCCGGTGGTTCTGCGAGCGGCTCGTGGGCCGCGGGTGTGGCGTACAAGACCGGCGACGTCGTGAGCTACGAGGGCAAGAAGTACAAGTGCCGCCAGGCGCACTCGTCGATCCACAGCTGGGAGCCGTCGATCTACACCCTCGCCCTCTGGCTGCCGCTGTGA
- a CDS encoding DUF305 domain-containing protein yields the protein MSACGTAPQTQATQVDAKAVVQAEGEHNDTDVMYLQMMVAHHEQGLEMVRLAEKSARRDEVRTLAQAVDATQSDEVTMMKSWLTSWKQPTTVDHAPSAHADHGGLPATGPEEIAALRKAKGKAFETAFLNLFVAHQHNAVEMANLEAADGVNAEAKAFAQRVKLSRTDQIKQMLNMINN from the coding sequence TTGAGCGCGTGCGGTACGGCCCCACAGACCCAGGCCACCCAGGTCGATGCGAAAGCCGTCGTGCAGGCCGAGGGCGAGCACAACGACACCGACGTCATGTACCTGCAGATGATGGTCGCCCATCACGAGCAGGGGCTCGAGATGGTCCGGCTCGCCGAGAAGTCGGCCAGGCGGGACGAGGTCAGGACGCTGGCCCAGGCGGTCGACGCGACCCAGTCCGACGAGGTCACCATGATGAAGTCCTGGCTCACCTCGTGGAAGCAGCCCACCACGGTCGATCACGCGCCCAGCGCGCACGCCGACCACGGCGGCCTGCCCGCCACCGGTCCCGAGGAGATCGCCGCGCTGAGGAAGGCGAAGGGCAAGGCGTTCGAGACGGCGTTCCTCAACCTCTTCGTCGCCCACCAGCACAACGCGGTCGAGATGGCGAACCTCGAGGCGGCCGACGGGGTCAACGCCGAGGCCAAGGCGTTCGCCCAGCGGGTCAAGCTCAGCCGTACGGACCAGATCAAGCAGATGCTCAACATGATCAACAACTGA
- a CDS encoding methyl-accepting chemotaxis protein, with the protein MVVGIVAAVVGLVVGFFIARSMRRQDPMVEVLERAAAGDLTVRVDEAGLTPAGENLNKLLDEFAEIVRVSETTNARLTGSTERLTALVADMVAGAQGSVQSAGEILRASQEVSENIASLAAGAQQMGASIQEISRSASEAVTVAADAMEVSSDASRTMTKLGDSSAQIGDVVRVITAIAEQTNLLALNATIEAARAGEMGKGFAVVASEVKDLAQETAKATDSITTQVGTIQADTTGVVDSITQIGEVIGKVNGYQTTIASAVEEQHATADMMARSIVSAGTQAAQIAENMSRISETRAQAKAAVEQTDEVTRELREAAKELATVLRAYRA; encoded by the coding sequence ATGGTCGTAGGCATTGTTGCCGCAGTTGTCGGGCTGGTCGTCGGATTCTTCATCGCGCGCAGCATGCGTCGTCAGGACCCCATGGTGGAGGTGCTGGAGCGGGCGGCGGCCGGCGATCTCACCGTACGGGTGGACGAGGCGGGCCTGACCCCCGCGGGTGAGAACCTCAACAAGCTCCTCGACGAGTTCGCGGAGATCGTCCGGGTCTCCGAGACCACCAACGCCCGGCTGACCGGCTCCACCGAGCGCCTCACCGCGCTGGTCGCCGACATGGTCGCCGGCGCGCAGGGCTCGGTGCAGTCCGCGGGCGAGATCCTCCGCGCCTCGCAGGAGGTCTCCGAGAACATCGCCAGCCTGGCCGCGGGCGCCCAGCAGATGGGCGCGAGCATCCAGGAGATCTCCCGCAGCGCCAGCGAGGCGGTCACCGTCGCCGCCGACGCCATGGAGGTGTCCTCCGACGCCAGCCGCACGATGACCAAGCTCGGCGACTCGTCCGCGCAGATCGGCGACGTGGTCCGGGTGATCACCGCCATCGCCGAGCAGACCAACCTGCTCGCCCTGAACGCCACCATCGAGGCGGCCCGCGCCGGCGAGATGGGCAAGGGCTTCGCCGTGGTCGCCAGCGAGGTCAAGGACCTGGCCCAGGAGACCGCCAAGGCCACCGACTCGATCACCACCCAGGTCGGCACGATCCAGGCCGACACCACCGGCGTGGTCGACTCGATCACCCAGATCGGCGAGGTCATCGGCAAGGTCAACGGCTACCAGACGACCATCGCCTCGGCCGTCGAGGAGCAGCACGCCACCGCGGACATGATGGCCCGCAGCATCGTGTCTGCCGGCACCCAGGCCGCCCAGATCGCCGAGAACATGAGCCGCATCTCCGAGACCCGCGCGCAGGCCAAGGCGGCCGTCGAGCAGACCGACGAGGTCACCCGGGAGCTGCGCGAGGCGGCCAAGGAGCTGGCCACGGTGCTGCGGGCGTACCGCGCCTGA
- a CDS encoding MFS transporter, translating into MLAPLRERNYRLWATADLVSVAGTWMQVLGLNWLILTATGSAATMGVVVMLQALPVLLLGGWGGALADRLPARPTLIALQTVRALLALALIAGTGHLWPIYAVALASGVISSLEGPCLGRFGSALVPPSALGSALALGSVLSSAGRILGMSLGGVLVGITGVSSLFALNALSYGAVIVALAAMRPGSVRTLATAAPGDGGVRAGLRYIARQPVVLVVLALSFVLGSLGRNYQVTMAAMVAGPLHAGSASYGMLSTVFAVGAVAGGIVLAGSGRSTLRVLLAAGATISALQIGAGLAPTTLGFAAFILPIAAGAVIFDTVVSTRIQLDTREDMRGRVLATVGMVSSLSGIVGAPLIGWMCDTLGARGSLVSAGAVAVAAAVAGTVVLARLKGVPVLAALPLVGRRPAEQLA; encoded by the coding sequence ATGCTCGCACCGCTCCGAGAGCGCAACTACCGTCTCTGGGCCACCGCCGACCTGGTGTCCGTGGCGGGAACCTGGATGCAGGTGCTGGGGCTCAACTGGCTCATCCTCACCGCGACCGGCTCGGCCGCCACGATGGGCGTGGTCGTCATGCTGCAGGCGCTGCCCGTCCTCCTCCTCGGCGGCTGGGGCGGCGCGCTCGCCGACCGCCTGCCGGCCCGCCCGACGCTCATCGCGCTGCAGACGGTGCGGGCCCTGCTCGCCCTCGCGCTCATCGCCGGTACGGGCCACCTCTGGCCGATCTACGCGGTCGCCCTCGCCTCCGGCGTGATCAGCTCCCTCGAGGGCCCCTGCCTCGGCCGCTTCGGCTCCGCCCTGGTCCCGCCCTCCGCGCTCGGCTCGGCACTGGCGCTCGGCTCCGTCCTCAGCTCGGCCGGCCGTATCCTCGGCATGTCGCTCGGTGGCGTGCTGGTCGGCATCACCGGCGTGTCCTCGCTGTTCGCCCTCAACGCCCTGTCGTACGGCGCGGTGATCGTGGCCCTGGCGGCCATGCGCCCCGGCTCGGTACGCACGCTCGCCACCGCGGCACCCGGCGACGGTGGCGTACGGGCCGGCCTGCGCTACATCGCCCGCCAGCCCGTCGTGCTGGTCGTGCTGGCGCTCTCGTTCGTGCTCGGCTCGCTGGGCCGCAACTACCAGGTCACCATGGCCGCGATGGTCGCCGGACCGCTGCACGCCGGCTCCGCCTCGTACGGAATGCTCTCGACGGTCTTCGCGGTCGGCGCGGTGGCCGGCGGCATCGTGCTGGCCGGCAGCGGCCGCTCCACCCTGCGCGTGCTGCTGGCCGCCGGCGCCACCATCAGCGCCCTGCAGATCGGCGCCGGCCTCGCGCCGACGACCCTCGGCTTCGCGGCGTTCATCCTGCCCATCGCGGCCGGCGCGGTCATCTTCGACACGGTGGTCTCGACGCGCATCCAGCTCGACACCCGCGAGGACATGCGCGGACGCGTCCTCGCCACGGTCGGCATGGTCTCCTCACTCTCCGGCATCGTCGGCGCGCCGCTGATCGGCTGGATGTGCGACACGCTGGGCGCCCGGGGATCCCTGGTCTCGGCCGGCGCGGTCGCCGTGGCGGCGGCCGTCGCGGGCACGGTCGTGCTGGCCCGGCTGAAGGGCGTCCCGGTGCTGGCGGCGTTGCCGCTGGTGGGGCGCCGGCCGGCCGAGCAACTCGCCTGA
- a CDS encoding phosphoribosylaminoimidazolesuccinocarboxamide synthase, whose protein sequence is MELLHSGKVRDVYADGDDILLVASDRVSIYDVVLPTAIPDKGKILTQLSLWWFDQLADVVPNHIISATDVPAEWAGRAVRCERLEMVMVECIARGYLAGSGLKEYEKDGAVSGVALPPGLIEGSKLPEPVFTPTTKVAPGEGHDEFITYAEVETSVGADVAAELKRITLEVYRRGSEIAARNGIIIADTKLELGFAGGVLKLGDELLTPDSSRFWAADEWQPGGTQRYLDKQFLRDWSAQSDWDRTAPGPEIPDEVVEATRNRYVEVYERLTGNRWS, encoded by the coding sequence GTGGAGCTGTTGCACTCGGGCAAGGTCAGGGACGTCTACGCCGACGGGGACGACATCCTGCTGGTCGCCTCGGACCGGGTCTCGATCTACGACGTGGTGCTGCCCACCGCCATCCCGGACAAGGGCAAGATCCTCACCCAGCTGTCGCTGTGGTGGTTCGACCAGCTCGCCGACGTCGTACCGAACCACATCATCTCCGCGACCGACGTGCCCGCCGAGTGGGCCGGCCGGGCCGTGCGCTGCGAGCGGCTCGAGATGGTCATGGTCGAGTGCATCGCGCGGGGTTACCTGGCCGGGTCGGGGCTCAAGGAGTACGAGAAGGACGGGGCCGTCTCCGGCGTCGCGCTGCCGCCGGGGCTGATCGAGGGCTCGAAGCTGCCCGAGCCGGTCTTCACGCCCACGACGAAGGTCGCGCCGGGCGAGGGCCACGACGAGTTCATCACGTACGCGGAGGTCGAGACGTCGGTCGGCGCCGACGTGGCCGCCGAGCTGAAGCGGATCACGCTCGAGGTGTACCGGCGCGGGTCGGAGATCGCCGCGCGCAACGGCATCATCATCGCCGACACGAAGCTCGAGCTGGGCTTCGCCGGTGGCGTGCTGAAGCTGGGCGACGAGCTGCTGACGCCCGACTCGTCCCGGTTCTGGGCGGCCGACGAGTGGCAGCCCGGCGGCACGCAGCGCTACCTGGACAAGCAGTTCCTGCGCGACTGGTCGGCGCAGTCCGACTGGGACCGGACCGCGCCCGGGCCGGAGATCCCCGACGAGGTCGTCGAGGCCACCCGCAACCGCTACGTCGAGGTGTACGAGCGCCTGACCGGCAACCGCTGGAGCTGA
- a CDS encoding DUF3040 domain-containing protein: MPDPTFDAIVSQLRAEDPDFIRRIRKLDSPHGTARLVLAVLLWTLAPMCIVLGGWTGAIMAVVGGAYGVHLMRHRQQPHAGAADPARHRRPGASL, translated from the coding sequence GTGCCCGATCCCACGTTCGACGCCATCGTGTCGCAACTGCGCGCGGAGGATCCGGACTTCATCCGCCGGATACGCAAGCTCGACAGCCCGCACGGCACGGCGCGGCTCGTCCTCGCCGTTCTCCTGTGGACGCTGGCACCGATGTGCATCGTGCTCGGCGGCTGGACCGGCGCGATCATGGCGGTGGTCGGCGGCGCGTACGGCGTCCACCTCATGCGCCACCGGCAACAGCCGCACGCCGGGGCCGCGGACCCGGCACGGCACCGACGCCCCGGCGCCTCGCTCTGA
- a CDS encoding DUF6518 family protein, with protein sequence MATIDRHATVPLLGGVALGAVDLAAQKLLPYPWANLANSSAVWAVLAFAMAYRLRGGVLRSVGAAIVMLVVAVPVYYLTATVVQHDDVANLWASTALLWMFFGVLAGAVFGVAAAWARDGGWRGVVGVALPAAVLLAEAVRLARRDEPATAIIEAVLAVAVVLLAGRTWRRRGLGAAVAVPLALLGFLGFQIAGFA encoded by the coding sequence ATGGCAACGATTGACCGCCACGCGACGGTTCCGCTCCTCGGCGGCGTCGCGCTGGGTGCCGTGGACCTCGCCGCGCAGAAGCTGCTGCCGTACCCGTGGGCGAACCTCGCCAACTCGTCGGCCGTGTGGGCGGTGCTCGCCTTCGCGATGGCGTACCGGCTGCGCGGGGGCGTCCTCCGGTCCGTCGGTGCGGCGATCGTGATGCTGGTCGTCGCGGTGCCGGTGTACTACCTGACGGCCACGGTCGTCCAGCACGACGACGTCGCCAACCTGTGGGCGTCGACCGCGCTCCTGTGGATGTTCTTCGGCGTCCTGGCCGGTGCCGTGTTCGGCGTCGCCGCGGCGTGGGCCCGGGACGGCGGATGGCGGGGCGTCGTCGGGGTCGCGCTGCCCGCGGCGGTGCTGCTCGCGGAGGCGGTACGGCTGGCACGCCGGGACGAGCCGGCCACCGCGATCATCGAGGCGGTGCTGGCGGTGGCCGTGGTGCTGCTGGCCGGCCGGACGTGGCGGCGGCGGGGGCTGGGCGCGGCTGTGGCCGTACCGTTGGCTCTCCTCGGCTTCCTGGGTTTCCAGATCGCCGGTTTCGCGTGA
- a CDS encoding FxsB family cyclophane-forming radical SAM/SPASM peptide maturase, which produces MPAFREFVLKVHQRCNLACDYCYVYELADQSWRDRPPAMSPEVWRRAAYRIGEHVSRHGLDHVDVVLHGGEPLLAGRESLTRLVGDLRSVVPAARFSTQTNGALLDARMLDALAGLGVRIGVSLDGPAGQHDRHRRHRDGRGSHALADRALRLLAGHPAYAGILCTVDPATDPVAVYESLLDHRPPRIDLLLPHAHWGALPAPGTAEWLIAVFDRWYDAPRRETGIRLFEEVISLVLGGPSRSDQVGLSPVAVAVIESDGTIEQVDSLKATYPGAAATGLNVFDHDLDAATRHPGIVARQSGLTALAASCLSCPVHDICGAGHYAHRWRPGGGFRNPSVYCADLRRLIDHIGARVAGDLERRAHA; this is translated from the coding sequence GTGCCGGCCTTCCGCGAGTTCGTGTTGAAGGTGCACCAACGCTGCAACCTCGCCTGCGACTACTGCTACGTCTACGAGCTCGCCGACCAGAGTTGGCGCGACCGTCCGCCCGCGATGTCGCCGGAGGTCTGGCGCAGAGCCGCGTACCGCATCGGTGAGCACGTCAGCCGCCACGGCCTCGACCACGTCGACGTGGTGCTGCACGGCGGTGAGCCGCTGCTCGCCGGCCGCGAGTCGCTGACCCGGCTGGTCGGCGACCTCCGGAGCGTCGTGCCGGCCGCCCGGTTCAGCACGCAGACCAACGGCGCCCTGCTCGACGCCCGCATGCTCGATGCGCTGGCCGGCCTGGGTGTCCGCATCGGAGTGAGCCTGGACGGACCCGCGGGGCAGCACGACCGGCACCGGCGCCACCGCGACGGCCGGGGCAGCCACGCCCTCGCCGACCGGGCGCTGCGGCTGCTCGCCGGGCACCCGGCGTACGCGGGGATCCTGTGCACCGTCGATCCGGCGACCGACCCGGTCGCGGTCTACGAATCCCTCCTGGACCACCGCCCGCCGAGGATCGACCTGCTGCTGCCGCACGCCCACTGGGGGGCGCTGCCCGCACCCGGCACCGCGGAATGGCTGATCGCCGTCTTCGACCGCTGGTACGACGCCCCGCGCCGGGAGACCGGCATCCGCCTCTTCGAGGAGGTGATCAGCCTGGTGCTCGGCGGACCCAGCCGCTCCGACCAGGTGGGGCTGAGCCCGGTGGCGGTCGCGGTCATCGAGTCCGACGGCACGATCGAGCAGGTCGACTCGCTCAAGGCCACGTATCCGGGCGCCGCCGCGACCGGGCTGAACGTCTTCGACCACGACCTCGACGCGGCCACGCGGCATCCGGGGATCGTCGCCCGGCAGTCCGGGCTCACCGCGCTGGCGGCGTCCTGCCTGAGCTGCCCGGTGCACGACATCTGCGGCGCCGGGCACTATGCGCACCGGTGGCGGCCCGGCGGCGGCTTCCGCAATCCGTCGGTGTACTGCGCCGACCTGCGCCGCCTCATCGACCACATCGGCGCCCGTGTCGCCGGGGACCTGGAAAGGCGCGCCCACGCGTGA
- a CDS encoding helix-turn-helix domain-containing protein yields the protein MTTGTQEDGPNSGPTVLRILLGAQLRRLRETKQISREDAGYEIRASGSKISRMELGRVSFKERDVADLLTLYGVKDPAEREALLGLARQANNPGWWHHFGDIMPSWFQSYLGLEAAATLIRTYEIQFVPGLLQTPAYARAVIMLGHAGATADEIDRRVELRRQRQQLLNRVEAPQLWAVIDEAVLRRPIGGVDVMRGQIEALIEAAKKPNVRLQIIPFNAGGHAAAGGPFAILRFPEPELPDVVYVEQLTSAIYLDKRDDVDQYAIAMERVCIDAEPPSHTQEILGKLLHEVGRLT from the coding sequence GTGACCACGGGTACGCAGGAGGACGGGCCGAACAGCGGCCCTACCGTGCTGCGCATCCTGCTCGGTGCGCAGCTGCGACGGCTCCGCGAGACCAAGCAGATCAGCCGTGAGGACGCCGGCTACGAGATCCGCGCCTCCGGCTCGAAGATCAGCCGGATGGAGCTGGGCCGCGTCAGCTTCAAGGAGCGCGACGTCGCGGACCTGCTCACGCTGTACGGCGTCAAGGACCCGGCCGAGCGCGAGGCGCTGCTGGGGCTGGCCCGGCAGGCCAACAACCCGGGCTGGTGGCACCACTTCGGCGACATCATGCCGTCCTGGTTCCAGTCCTACCTGGGCCTGGAGGCGGCGGCCACGCTGATCCGGACGTACGAGATCCAGTTCGTGCCCGGCCTGTTGCAGACCCCGGCGTACGCCCGTGCCGTGATCATGCTCGGCCACGCGGGCGCCACGGCCGACGAGATCGACCGCCGCGTCGAGCTGCGTCGTCAGCGCCAGCAGCTGCTCAACCGGGTCGAGGCGCCGCAGCTGTGGGCGGTGATCGACGAGGCCGTCCTGCGCCGCCCGATCGGCGGGGTGGACGTGATGCGCGGCCAGATCGAGGCGCTGATCGAGGCGGCCAAGAAGCCCAACGTGCGCCTGCAGATCATCCCGTTCAACGCCGGCGGCCACGCCGCGGCGGGTGGACCCTTCGCGATCCTGCGGTTCCCGGAGCCGGAGCTGCCCGACGTGGTCTACGTCGAGCAGCTCACGAGCGCCATCTATCTGGACAAGCGGGACGACGTCGACCAGTACGCGATCGCCATGGAGCGCGTCTGCATCGACGCCGAACCGCCCAGCCACACCCAGGAGATCCTCGGCAAGCTGTTGCACGAGGTCGGCCGGCTCACCTGA
- a CDS encoding DUF397 domain-containing protein, producing the protein MTRIFNGMPAGQLQGVTWRKSARSNPSGNCVECAALPDGSVAMRNSRDPEGPALIYAPAEIEAFLGGVRDGDFDHLLG; encoded by the coding sequence ATGACGCGCATTTTCAACGGCATGCCCGCTGGGCAGCTGCAGGGTGTGACCTGGCGAAAGAGTGCCCGGAGCAACCCGAGCGGCAACTGCGTCGAGTGCGCCGCACTGCCGGACGGCAGCGTCGCAATGCGGAACTCCCGCGACCCGGAGGGCCCGGCCCTGATCTACGCGCCGGCGGAGATCGAGGCGTTCCTCGGCGGCGTCCGCGACGGGGACTTCGATCACCTGCTCGGGTGA
- a CDS encoding SAM-dependent methyltransferase → MPHSARIYDYWLGGKDNFAADRAVAEAMLKAIPGMRAMAAENRKFVHRAARDLVGQEGIRQFLDIGTGIPTRPNLHEIAQRSAPETRVVYVDNDPIVLVHARALMISSEQGRSEYISADIRHPEQILEQPVLQETLDLTRPVGLTLIAILMLLADEDDPWDLVGRLRDAMPSGSVLAITHPTADFSPEAVGQAVAAATDAGMTLVARTRDAVARFFGDWEMLEPGLVPVSAWRPDAADVEPETAYYWAGVARKP, encoded by the coding sequence ATCCCGCACTCGGCCCGCATCTACGACTACTGGCTGGGCGGCAAGGACAACTTCGCCGCCGACCGGGCGGTGGCCGAGGCGATGCTCAAGGCGATTCCGGGCATGCGCGCCATGGCCGCCGAGAACCGCAAGTTCGTCCACCGCGCCGCCCGCGACCTGGTCGGCCAGGAGGGTATCCGGCAGTTCCTCGACATCGGCACGGGCATCCCGACCCGGCCCAACCTGCACGAGATCGCCCAGCGGAGCGCCCCGGAGACCCGGGTGGTCTACGTGGACAACGACCCGATCGTGCTGGTCCACGCCCGCGCGCTGATGATCAGCAGCGAGCAGGGCCGTTCGGAGTACATCTCCGCGGACATCCGCCACCCGGAGCAGATTCTCGAGCAGCCGGTGCTGCAGGAGACCCTCGACCTCACCCGGCCGGTCGGCCTCACGCTGATCGCCATCCTGATGCTCCTCGCGGACGAGGACGACCCGTGGGACCTCGTCGGCCGGCTCCGCGACGCCATGCCGTCCGGCAGCGTTCTGGCGATCACCCACCCGACGGCGGACTTCAGCCCGGAGGCGGTCGGGCAGGCCGTGGCAGCGGCGACGGACGCGGGGATGACGTTGGTGGCCCGCACCAGGGACGCGGTGGCCCGCTTCTTCGGCGACTGGGAGATGCTCGAGCCGGGCCTGGTGCCGGTGTCGGCGTGGCGCCCGGACGCGGCGGACGTGGAGCCGGAGACCGCCTACTACTGGGCCGGAGTCGCTCGCAAGCCGTAA
- a CDS encoding GGDEF domain-containing protein, with translation MDGRVRDAEQLSAALTQHEDQYLWDADATLEAATAYEAAALGLGDERLATRARLLQANMLMRKGEVSGAAQRIWKIHQWATEHGDHLVQARTHLVWANIHRHLGDAAQSLEHSLLAVELLDDTATAHMRVWHRAKLADALGAAGSMDAARDQYAQAEELAVDLGLPRLLMGMLNNYAYTEFAAGEHARAEAVAQRLQEVAEEHGFVLDPAVLDTIGAIEIENGSYLKAEETLRLAVARHHEGGYEDADALAEYMLTLARAQRFLGATDRAQVSLDASRTLCLERELGDVLVRVHQEQAELHAARGEYAEAFAVHKEFFAAHNALHSSQREAQARTRQAMFETTEARREAERFREQARRDPLTGLRNRRYLDEQLPALVADGDRLTVAIVDLDHFKRINDQLSHEVGDQVLVLVAKLLETELAAVAPEGFVARMGGEEFLIALPGTDVPQATDQLEGIRRAISSYDWTALTRGLPVTVSIGVAGLSDAAAATQSGLMSTADRNLYVAKHAGRNQVVAGSRDRRAASYRNGANAA, from the coding sequence ATGGACGGGCGCGTACGCGACGCAGAGCAGCTGTCGGCTGCCCTGACGCAGCACGAGGACCAGTACCTCTGGGACGCCGACGCGACCCTCGAGGCCGCCACCGCCTACGAGGCCGCGGCGCTCGGGCTCGGCGACGAGCGGCTCGCCACCCGCGCCCGGCTGCTGCAGGCCAACATGCTCATGCGCAAGGGCGAGGTCTCCGGCGCCGCCCAGCGCATCTGGAAGATCCACCAGTGGGCGACCGAGCACGGCGACCACCTCGTGCAGGCGCGTACGCACCTCGTCTGGGCCAACATCCACCGCCACCTCGGCGACGCCGCCCAGTCCCTCGAACACTCGCTGCTCGCCGTCGAGCTGCTCGACGACACAGCCACCGCGCACATGCGCGTCTGGCACCGCGCCAAGCTGGCCGACGCCCTCGGTGCGGCCGGCTCCATGGACGCCGCCCGCGACCAGTACGCCCAGGCCGAGGAGCTGGCCGTCGACCTCGGCCTGCCCCGGCTGCTCATGGGCATGCTCAACAACTACGCCTACACCGAGTTCGCCGCCGGCGAGCACGCCCGCGCCGAGGCGGTGGCCCAGCGCCTGCAGGAGGTCGCGGAGGAGCACGGCTTCGTCCTCGACCCGGCGGTGCTCGACACCATCGGCGCGATCGAGATCGAGAACGGCAGCTACCTCAAGGCCGAGGAGACGCTGCGGCTGGCGGTGGCCCGGCACCACGAGGGCGGGTACGAGGACGCCGACGCGCTCGCCGAGTACATGCTCACGCTGGCCCGCGCCCAGCGCTTCCTGGGCGCCACCGACCGGGCGCAGGTCAGCCTCGACGCGTCCCGCACGCTCTGCCTCGAACGCGAGCTCGGCGACGTGCTCGTCCGGGTCCACCAGGAGCAGGCCGAGCTGCACGCCGCCCGCGGCGAGTACGCGGAGGCCTTCGCCGTACACAAGGAGTTTTTCGCCGCCCACAACGCGCTGCACTCGTCGCAGCGGGAGGCACAGGCCCGCACCCGGCAGGCGATGTTCGAGACCACCGAGGCGCGACGCGAAGCGGAACGCTTCCGCGAGCAGGCCCGGCGCGACCCGCTGACCGGCCTGCGCAACCGGCGCTACCTCGACGAGCAGCTGCCCGCGCTGGTCGCCGACGGCGACCGCCTGACCGTGGCGATCGTCGACCTCGACCACTTCAAGCGGATCAACGACCAGCTCTCCCACGAGGTCGGCGACCAGGTGCTCGTGCTGGTCGCCAAGCTCCTGGAGACCGAGCTCGCGGCCGTCGCGCCCGAGGGTTTCGTGGCGCGCATGGGCGGCGAGGAGTTTCTCATCGCGCTGCCCGGCACGGACGTCCCCCAGGCCACCGACCAGCTCGAAGGCATCCGGCGCGCGATCAGCTCGTACGACTGGACGGCCCTGACCCGCGGCCTCCCGGTCACCGTCAGCATCGGCGTGGCCGGCCTCTCCGACGCGGCCGCGGCCACGCAGTCCGGCCTGATGTCCACGGCGGACCGCAACCTGTACGTCGCCAAGCACGCCGGCCGCAACCAGGTGGTGGCCGGCTCCCGCGACCGCCGGGCGGCCTCCTACCGCAACGGCGCGAACGCGGCCTGA